CTTAAGCTTTACGTTCACTCGGGTTGGTTCATCGTGTTGGATAAAATCTTGTGTGATTCCATCCCGCTCCAGAAAGTCCTGGATAAACTTGCCTGTAAAACCGCCTACATACCCTAGAGCAACATTGGGAACCCCTAGATTTTTTAATACTCTTGAAACATTAATCCCTTTACCCCCTGGGTAAAAAGCTGTTTTTTGGGCGCGGTTGAGTTTTCCTAATGAGACTTCTTCTATTTCGACTAAGTAATCAATAGAAGGGTTCAACGTACATGTGTAAATCATGATGTCACAACCTTTATTGTTGTTTTCTTGAAGTAGCTTGTTAGACTTTCCTCTTCAATTGAATCCGTTAAAATAATGGCATCCTTAATGTCCGCAATTTTTGAAAAAGTGACCTCTTGAAATTTTGAAGAATCAGCCAAAACAAAAGCGTCTCTGCTCCCTTTCATCGCGAGCTGTTTAACAGCTGCTTCTTCAGGGTCAGGAGTGGTATAGCCATAGTCCTCATGAATCCCATTAACACCGATAAAACTTTTATCAAAACGATAGGAAGACAGTCCTGCTAAAGCTCCACTTCCTACCAGGGCTTTTGTGGTTCTTTTTATATATCCACCGATTAAGTAGGTATCAATTCCTTGTTCAATCAGTGCGTCAAGGTGTGTTAAACCATTCGTCACCACTTTAATGTGCTGCGCCTTAATAAAGGGAATCATTTGAAGAGTAGTTGTACCAGCATCTAAATAGATACAATCCCCATCTTCTATAAGAGAAGCTGCATATTTTGCAATGATTTCTTTTTCCTTTAGGCGTTGCGATGACTTCTCTGAAATACTTTGTTCAATCCCTTTTTGATGCAGTAAAGAAGCGCCTCCGTGAACGCGCTTTAGCTTTTGCTCATGCTCCAGTTGACTTAAATCTCTGCGAATTGTTGACTCTGATGAGGAAGTAGCTTCAACAAACTCCTGTAGTTTAACTACTCCCTTATCTTTTAATAGGTTTAAAATAATTCTATGTCGATCAGGGGTTAGCATATAGCATCTCCACCCTTTGTCCTATATTGTTTACT
The window above is part of the Bacillus carboniphilus genome. Proteins encoded here:
- a CDS encoding DeoR/GlpR family DNA-binding transcription regulator, with the protein product MLTPDRHRIILNLLKDKGVVKLQEFVEATSSSESTIRRDLSQLEHEQKLKRVHGGASLLHQKGIEQSISEKSSQRLKEKEIIAKYAASLIEDGDCIYLDAGTTTLQMIPFIKAQHIKVVTNGLTHLDALIEQGIDTYLIGGYIKRTTKALVGSGALAGLSSYRFDKSFIGVNGIHEDYGYTTPDPEEAAVKQLAMKGSRDAFVLADSSKFQEVTFSKIADIKDAIILTDSIEEESLTSYFKKTTIKVVTS